Proteins encoded together in one Streptomyces sp. B1I3 window:
- the glnA gene encoding type I glutamate--ammonia ligase, with protein MDKQQEFVLRTLEERDIRFVRLWFTDVLGYLKSVAVAPAELEQAFDEGIGFDGSAIEGFARVYESDMIAKPDPGTFQILPWRAEAPGTARMFCDILMPDGSPSFADPRFVLKRILAKTSDLGFTFYTHPEIEFFLLKNKPVDGSRPTPADSSGYFDHTPQNVGMDFRRQAITMLESMGISVEFSHHEGAPGQQEIDLRYADALSTADNIMTFRLVMKQVALEQGVQATFMPKPFSEYPGSGMHTHLSLFEGDRNAFYESGAEYQLSKVGRSFIAGLLKHAAEISAVTNQWVNSYKRIWGGSSRSAGAGGEAPSYICWGHNNRSALIRVPMYKPGKTGSARVEVRSIDSGANPYLTYAVLLAAGLKGIEEGYELPAGADDDVWALSDAERRAMGIEPLPQNLGEAISLMEKSELVAETLGEHVFDFFLRNKKQEWEEYRSEVTAFELKNLLPVL; from the coding sequence ATGGACAAGCAGCAGGAATTCGTCCTCAGGACGCTTGAGGAGCGCGACATCCGCTTCGTACGGCTGTGGTTCACCGATGTTCTCGGGTACCTCAAGTCCGTCGCCGTGGCCCCTGCCGAGCTCGAGCAGGCATTCGACGAGGGCATCGGCTTCGACGGCTCCGCCATCGAGGGCTTCGCCCGGGTGTACGAATCGGACATGATCGCCAAGCCCGACCCCGGCACGTTCCAGATCCTGCCCTGGCGCGCGGAGGCCCCGGGCACGGCACGGATGTTCTGCGACATCCTGATGCCGGACGGCTCGCCCTCCTTCGCCGACCCGCGCTTCGTGCTCAAGCGCATCCTCGCCAAGACCTCGGACCTGGGCTTCACCTTCTACACCCACCCGGAGATCGAGTTCTTCCTGCTGAAGAACAAGCCGGTCGACGGCAGCCGTCCCACCCCGGCCGACAGCTCGGGCTACTTCGACCACACCCCGCAGAACGTCGGCATGGACTTCCGCCGCCAGGCGATCACCATGCTCGAGTCGATGGGCATCTCGGTCGAGTTCAGCCACCACGAGGGCGCCCCCGGCCAGCAGGAGATCGACCTGCGCTACGCGGACGCGCTCTCGACCGCCGACAACATCATGACCTTCCGCCTCGTCATGAAGCAGGTCGCGCTGGAGCAGGGCGTGCAGGCCACCTTCATGCCGAAGCCGTTCTCGGAGTACCCGGGTTCGGGCATGCACACCCACCTCTCCCTCTTCGAGGGCGACCGCAACGCGTTCTACGAGTCGGGTGCCGAGTACCAGCTCTCGAAGGTGGGCCGCTCCTTCATCGCGGGCCTGCTCAAGCACGCCGCGGAGATCTCCGCCGTGACGAACCAGTGGGTCAACTCCTACAAGCGCATCTGGGGCGGCTCCAGCCGCTCGGCCGGCGCCGGGGGTGAGGCCCCCTCGTACATCTGCTGGGGCCACAACAACCGCTCCGCGCTGATCCGCGTCCCGATGTACAAGCCCGGCAAGACCGGCTCGGCCCGCGTCGAGGTCCGCTCCATCGACTCCGGCGCCAACCCCTACCTGACGTACGCGGTGCTCCTCGCCGCGGGCCTCAAGGGCATCGAGGAGGGCTACGAACTCCCGGCCGGCGCCGACGACGACGTCTGGGCGCTCTCCGACGCGGAACGCCGCGCGATGGGCATCGAGCCGCTGCCGCAGAACCTGGGCGAGGCGATCTCCCTGATGGAGAAGAGCGAACTGGTCGCGGAGACGCTCGGCGAGCACGTCTTCGACTTCTTCCTGCGCAACAAGAAGCAGGAGTGGGAGGAGTACCGCAGCGAGGTCACGGCCTTCGAGCTGAAGAACCTGCTGCCGGTGCTGTAG
- a CDS encoding DUF3105 domain-containing protein, translating to MSFDRRTRVEQMRTDDRARDRRNRVVTIGLSAVVVAGLLGFGSYTLLERSEAKERSGDRAQDGKQAEPEDQQPAAGAIPGERTWDAKKLTRNHVTTDVTYPMEPPVGGDHNPAWLNCDGVVYEKAVPDVNAVHALEHGAVWVTYNGKASDADVAQLASRVRSTPYSLMSPYEGQAGAIMLSAWGKQVTVDGADDRRVAQFFAKYVQGAQTPEPGAPCTGGVDG from the coding sequence ATGAGCTTCGACCGCAGGACCCGAGTGGAACAGATGCGCACCGACGACCGCGCGCGCGACCGCCGCAACCGCGTCGTCACCATAGGCCTGAGCGCCGTCGTGGTCGCCGGCCTGCTGGGCTTCGGCTCGTACACGCTGCTGGAGAGGTCCGAGGCGAAGGAGAGGAGCGGCGACCGGGCCCAGGACGGCAAGCAGGCGGAGCCGGAGGACCAGCAGCCCGCGGCCGGGGCGATCCCGGGCGAGAGGACCTGGGACGCGAAGAAGCTGACACGCAACCACGTCACGACCGACGTGACGTATCCGATGGAGCCGCCGGTCGGCGGGGACCACAACCCGGCCTGGCTGAACTGCGACGGCGTCGTATACGAAAAGGCCGTCCCGGACGTCAACGCCGTCCACGCCCTGGAGCACGGCGCGGTCTGGGTGACGTACAACGGCAAGGCGTCCGACGCCGATGTCGCCCAGCTCGCGTCCCGGGTCAGGAGTACCCCGTACTCCCTCATGAGCCCGTACGAGGGCCAGGCCGGGGCGATCATGCTGAGCGCATGGGGCAAGCAGGTCACGGTGGACGGCGCGGACGACCGGCGGGTGGCGCAGTTCTTCGCGAAGTACGTCCAGGGCGCGCAGACCCCCGAGCCGGGTGCGCCGTGCACGGGCGGGGTCGACGGGTGA
- a CDS encoding DUF305 domain-containing protein, whose product MSTARNRRAQWAAGSAVALALLFAGAATVASARDGGAAPAGRPPTAESADAGFARDMAVHHQQAVEMSFIVRDRTRDEDVRRLAYDIANTQANQRGMLLGWLELWGLPKTAPDGKGPMAWMPDTPSTHSGHDMHGGHGTQSADRDGALMPGMATRTELRRLGEADGEGAEVLFLQLMTDHHKGGVAMAEGCAERCAVPVEKRLARTMVDAQRSELDLMSDMLAARGAAPRP is encoded by the coding sequence GTGAGTACGGCGCGCAACCGGCGTGCGCAGTGGGCCGCCGGCTCCGCCGTGGCGCTCGCGCTGTTGTTCGCGGGGGCCGCGACGGTCGCCTCGGCGCGGGACGGCGGGGCGGCCCCGGCCGGCCGCCCGCCCACGGCGGAGTCGGCGGACGCGGGGTTCGCCCGGGACATGGCCGTCCACCATCAGCAGGCCGTGGAGATGTCCTTCATCGTGCGTGACCGCACGCGGGACGAGGACGTACGGCGCCTCGCGTACGACATCGCCAACACGCAGGCCAACCAGCGGGGCATGCTCCTGGGTTGGCTGGAGCTGTGGGGGCTGCCGAAGACGGCCCCCGACGGGAAGGGTCCGATGGCCTGGATGCCGGACACCCCCAGCACCCACAGCGGCCACGACATGCACGGCGGACACGGCACGCAGAGCGCGGACCGCGACGGTGCCCTGATGCCCGGCATGGCGACCCGGACGGAGCTGAGACGGCTCGGTGAGGCCGACGGCGAGGGGGCCGAGGTCCTCTTCCTGCAGCTGATGACCGACCACCACAAAGGCGGCGTCGCGATGGCCGAGGGCTGCGCCGAGCGGTGCGCCGTGCCGGTGGAGAAACGGCTCGCCCGGACGATGGTGGACGCGCAGCGGTCCGAGCTGGACCTGATGTCGGACATGCTCGCCGCGCGGGGCGCCGCCCCCCGCCCCTGA